The genomic window TTGTGCCCATCACCTTGGCGACGTCCACAGCCCAGTACTTGTGGAAAGCCAGCGCAGCAGCCACGGTGAACACAGCCAGCACGATGGCGACGATGCGGGTTTTGAAGCCGAGCAGCAGCGCGATGCCGAAGCCAAGTTCCACGATGATCGCGATCACCGCGGCCACTTCGGGCAACGGCAGGCCAGCCGAGGTGATGTAACCGACGGTGCCTGCAAAACCCATGAGCTTGCCGATGCCTGCAGGAATGAACAGGTACGCAATCAGGATGCGGCCGACGAGCGCCAGAACGTCTTGCATCGAGGTGGTGGTGACGCCGGACGACGACATGGGTGCGGTGGTTGAGGCCATTGAAATACTCCTGAGTTGATAACGAAAAAAAGGGTCGTCTGCAGACGACCCGGTGGGGACTAAGCGGCGAGGTCGAACACCAGCACTTCGGCATCCTTGCCGGCACCGAGTTCGATCTTCGACTCGCCTTCGATCATCGCGGCGTCGCCGCCCGACAACTTCTGGCCGTTCACTTCGAGCTCGCCGCGCACCAGTTGCACGTAGCTCTTGCGCTTCGGGTCGAGCGCGAGGCTTGCCTTCTCGTCGCCGTCGATGAGACCTGCGAACAACCGCGCGTCGGCGTTCATGCTGACCGAGCCTTCGGCACCGTCCGGCGATGCGACCAGGCGCAGCTTGCCGCGCTTTTCAGCATCGTCGAACTTCTTCTGCTCGTAGCCTGGCGCCACGCCGCGCTCCTTGGGCTCGATCCAGATCTGCAGGAAGTGCGTGGTCTCGTCGGCCATGTGGTTGAACTCGCTGTGCTGGACGCCGCGCCCTGCGCTCATGCGTTGCACGTCGCCCGGCGGAATGGACTTGACGTTGCCCATGCTGTCTTTGTGAGCGAGTTCGCCCGACAGCACGTAGCTGATGATTTCCATGTCTTTGTGGCCGTGGGTGCCAAAGCCGCCACCCGCCGCCACGCGGTCTTCGTTGATGACGCGCAGGTTGCCGAAACCCATGTGCGCCGGGTCGTAGTAGCCCGCAAAAGAAAAGCTGTGAAACGAACGCAGCCAGCCATGGTCTGCATAGCCGCGTTCCTGTGATTTCCTGACTGTCAACATTTGGATTGCCTCTGCCCCTGTCGAGGAGCCTTGCTAACTGCCGCGCCGTATGCGCAGCGGATGGAAGTGACTTTAGGCCGGGTCGGCACTTGCAAAGGCATCCCGATTTGATGGCACCATTCAAATTATTTGAACGATGATCGGCCATGCCAACCCCTCGTGATGTCCTGACCCCCGACGCGTTGTCGATGCTGCAGACGGTGGTGAGCACCGGCAGTTTTGCCGGTGCAGCCCGCGCGCTGAACCTGGTGCCGAGCGCGCTCAGCTACCGCGTTCGGCAGATCGAAGACGCGCTCGACGTGCTTCTCTTCGACCGCAGCGCAAGGCAAGCCCGCCTCACCGAAGCAGGCACCGAGCTGCTGCGCGAAGCGGGCCGCATGCTGGCCGAGATCGATGCTGTCGCCAACCGCGTGAAGCGGGTCGCCACCGGCTGGGAACCGATGCTCACGGTGGCGATCGACAGCGTGATCCCGCGCGAACCGATCCTCGATCTCGCCTGCGCCTTCTATGCGATCGATCCACCCACGCGCCTGAAGCTGCGTGACGAAACGCTGCTCGGCACCATCGAGGCACTGACGACGGGTGAGGCCGACCTGGCCATCGGCAGCGTGCTCGATGCGGCCAGCCTGGCCTTCACCGCGACCGGCATCCGCAGCCGCCCGATCGGCGAGTTGCGCTTCGTCTACGCCGTCGCGCCGCAGCATCCGCTGGCACGTCTCGAAGGCGTGCTGACCGACGAGGTGCTGCGACAGCATCGTGCGGTGGCCGCAGCGGATTCGTCGCGCTCCGGGCCGACCATGACGGTCAACCTCGTCGGTGGGCAAGACGTGCTCACCGTCGGCTCGATGGCAGCCAAGCTCGCCGCCCAGCTGCATGGCCTCGGCGGCGGCTTTTTGCCCGAGCCGATGGCCCGCCCTTACATCGAGGCCGGCCATCTGGTCGAGCGTTCGACCTCGCGTGTGTTGCCTGTTGCGACCATGCATTGCGCCTGGCGCGTGCCCAGCGCAGGCAAGCCCGGCCGCGCCCTCGAATGGTGGCTCGCGCAGTTCGACCACGAGGGAACTCGCAAGGCACTGCTCGGGTGGCACCGGGGCCGCTGAAGCCGATGTAGAGTGCAAGCCGACTGTCATTCATCCCGTCAAAAAAAAGAGAGACCCGCCATGACCAAAAGCCCGCCTGCCAAGCGCCATCGAAGCGCCATCTCCCCGGCCCTCAAAGCCACTGCAACTTCGGCTTCGACCTCGACGTCGACTGCGAAGCCGAAGATGGCCGAGCGCCATTACGCCGTCATCGGCGCCGGCATCGCGGGCATTGCCGCCGCGCGCACGCTGGTGCAGGCCGGTCACCGCGTCACGGTGTTCGAGCGCGAGTCGCAGGTCGGCGGCCGCATGGCGAGCGACAAGACGCAGTTCGGCCGTTTCGACACCGGCGCGCAGTACTTCACCGTGCGCGATCCGCGCTTCGCCGCCGCCATCGAAACTGCGCCAGGCTTGTGCAAGCGATGGAGCGCCAATGCCGTGCGCGTGCTGGATGCCCATGGTCTCGTCGCTGAAGCCGCGCTGCCGTCGCGGGAGCCGCATTGGGTGGCGCAGCCGGGCATGGATGCGCTGGTCGCGCAATGGGCTGTGCCGCTGGGCAGCAGCGTCGTCACCGACACGCACGTCGTGCAGATCGAGCGCGACACCATCGACGGCAAGCGCTGGCAATTGCGCACCGCCGGCGCCGACGATTCGGTGCATGTGTATTCGGGCTTCGATGCGGTGTTGCTCGCCGTGCCACCGTCACGCGCACGGCAGTTGCTCAGTGCGCATTCACCCACGATGACGCAGAAGATCGAGAAGGTCCGCATCGCGCCATGCTGGACCTTGATGATCGCGTTTCCGCAGGCCAACCAGGCCAACATGTCGCACCTCGGTCCGCAGTGGAACGCGGCGCGCAGCACGCACCATCGCGTGGCCTGGCTCACGCGCGAATCGTCCAAGCCGGGACGCGAGCGTGTCGAGCGCTGGACCTTGCAAGCCAGCGCTCCGTGGTCGCAAGA from Variovorax sp. PAMC28562 includes these protein-coding regions:
- a CDS encoding DoxX family protein, encoding MASTTAPMSSSGVTTTSMQDVLALVGRILIAYLFIPAGIGKLMGFAGTVGYITSAGLPLPEVAAVIAIIVELGFGIALLLGFKTRIVAIVLAVFTVAAALAFHKYWAVDVAKVMGTKINFDKNIAIAGGLLALAAFGAGRLSIDKR
- a CDS encoding pirin family protein, with translation MLTVRKSQERGYADHGWLRSFHSFSFAGYYDPAHMGFGNLRVINEDRVAAGGGFGTHGHKDMEIISYVLSGELAHKDSMGNVKSIPPGDVQRMSAGRGVQHSEFNHMADETTHFLQIWIEPKERGVAPGYEQKKFDDAEKRGKLRLVASPDGAEGSVSMNADARLFAGLIDGDEKASLALDPKRKSYVQLVRGELEVNGQKLSGGDAAMIEGESKIELGAGKDAEVLVFDLAA
- a CDS encoding LysR family transcriptional regulator → MPTPRDVLTPDALSMLQTVVSTGSFAGAARALNLVPSALSYRVRQIEDALDVLLFDRSARQARLTEAGTELLREAGRMLAEIDAVANRVKRVATGWEPMLTVAIDSVIPREPILDLACAFYAIDPPTRLKLRDETLLGTIEALTTGEADLAIGSVLDAASLAFTATGIRSRPIGELRFVYAVAPQHPLARLEGVLTDEVLRQHRAVAAADSSRSGPTMTVNLVGGQDVLTVGSMAAKLAAQLHGLGGGFLPEPMARPYIEAGHLVERSTSRVLPVATMHCAWRVPSAGKPGRALEWWLAQFDHEGTRKALLGWHRGR
- a CDS encoding NAD(P)/FAD-dependent oxidoreductase → MTKSPPAKRHRSAISPALKATATSASTSTSTAKPKMAERHYAVIGAGIAGIAAARTLVQAGHRVTVFERESQVGGRMASDKTQFGRFDTGAQYFTVRDPRFAAAIETAPGLCKRWSANAVRVLDAHGLVAEAALPSREPHWVAQPGMDALVAQWAVPLGSSVVTDTHVVQIERDTIDGKRWQLRTAGADDSVHVYSGFDAVLLAVPPSRARQLLSAHSPTMTQKIEKVRIAPCWTLMIAFPQANQANMSHLGPQWNAARSTHHRVAWLTRESSKPGRERVERWTLQASAPWSQEHLRDDSARIEAKLLRAFSEITGIRAEPSFAKTRCWAEAQTQVPVGKSHLWDAKARIGIAGDWCMGHRVEDAFLSGLSLALAAL